One Streptomyces sp. CNQ-509 DNA window includes the following coding sequences:
- a CDS encoding family 78 glycoside hydrolase catalytic domain, with translation MSHERETNNGSAWNRRAFLRTSAAAGAAAGVIGLGQGAVPAAAAGRGGGDGGDGGEEGLRVERTTVEYAPSLLGTDIAAPRLSWELSAPGSGARQSAYQVRVAPDTEGDGPLVWDSGRVASARTVGVAYGGPALETRTRYHWQVRVWDGRGRPSAWSRWSWWETALADGDWQGHWIGADAAPAPPGFAGASWIWAPGATPQNAPAGPVWFRAALELPAGAEVSAARIVATADDDFTLFLDGTQVLHAPQQTDGWRTGRQADVTDAVRAADGRVVVAVRATNRGGASVNPGGLLVRLMVHRGDDVTELVTGPGWRCADQEQDGWQHPGFDDGAWAAATVLAPYGQGPWGSGAAVPAEVRPAPLLRREFSVGRPVRRARLYLSGLAYYDAEINGRRVGRQVLDPGFTDYDETVLYAVHDVTDLVTRGANAIGVTLGRGFFGMTTPNVWNWHTPPWHGEPRLLAQLEIEHPGGARTTVATDGSWRITEGPTRSDCLYAGETYDARKHPAGWTRPGFDDTGWARPARQDPPKGSLRAQPHDAIRVIDTVRPVAVTAHGDTWIVDMGRTLAGWSRLSVRAPAGTVVRLVHGEKLKADGSVHAETGHVPGRFQTDEYVCAGGGSAEVWEPKFSYKGFRYVQISGLPAKPGPGDVLGRVVHTPVADTGTFGCSEPFYEQLERAMRRTVQNNLHGIPTDTPMYEKNGWTGDAQVGAPVMMYALGMQRMLGKWLDDIRDSQNAAGQLPVIVPSGGWGYGDLGPSPEWTTVYPFLIREMYRVYGDERVVRDHLPALTRYLDWELDRLVDGLAVTALGDYLPPGYGGNPPEDTRLTATSYLHRALTDTAAMADLAGESGTRDRYLAAADGLKEALNAAFLAPEGHYRTAKDPDYRQTNNCIPLAFGLVPAGARASVTASLLGDIEKRGNHLNTGALGTSVLLRALTAEGHADVAHAIATQRTYPSWGYWFDNGADTMWEMWQLDSRSRDHYFQGTVVQWLYENVAGLRPGDAGYRTFAVRPDARTGVDWARTELHTVRGPAAVSWSRIDQTVRLAVRVPVGSTAEVHVPSGSRGDVREPEGAEFVRTEPGFAVYRVPHGSWTFTGKP, from the coding sequence ATGAGCCACGAGCGCGAGACGAACAACGGAAGTGCATGGAACCGGCGGGCCTTTCTGCGCACCTCCGCCGCCGCCGGCGCGGCAGCCGGCGTCATCGGCCTCGGCCAGGGCGCCGTCCCCGCCGCCGCGGCCGGCCGGGGCGGCGGGGACGGCGGGGACGGCGGCGAGGAGGGGCTGCGCGTCGAGCGCACCACCGTCGAGTACGCGCCCTCCCTCCTCGGCACCGACATCGCCGCACCCCGGCTGAGCTGGGAGCTGTCCGCGCCGGGCAGCGGCGCGCGGCAGAGCGCGTACCAGGTCCGGGTGGCGCCGGACACCGAGGGCGACGGTCCCCTGGTGTGGGACTCGGGCCGGGTCGCCTCGGCGCGGACCGTCGGCGTCGCCTACGGCGGACCCGCACTCGAGACCCGTACCCGCTACCACTGGCAGGTGCGGGTCTGGGACGGCCGGGGCCGGCCGTCCGCCTGGAGCAGATGGAGCTGGTGGGAGACCGCGCTGGCGGACGGCGACTGGCAGGGCCACTGGATCGGCGCCGACGCCGCGCCCGCGCCGCCCGGCTTCGCCGGGGCGTCGTGGATCTGGGCGCCCGGCGCCACCCCGCAGAACGCTCCCGCGGGACCGGTCTGGTTCCGCGCCGCGCTCGAACTGCCCGCCGGTGCCGAGGTGTCGGCGGCCCGGATCGTGGCCACCGCCGACGACGACTTCACCCTCTTCCTCGACGGCACCCAGGTGCTGCACGCCCCGCAGCAGACGGACGGCTGGCGCACCGGCCGGCAGGCCGACGTCACCGACGCGGTCCGCGCCGCGGACGGCCGGGTGGTCGTCGCCGTACGCGCCACCAACCGCGGCGGCGCCTCGGTCAACCCGGGCGGTCTGCTCGTACGCCTCATGGTGCACCGCGGCGACGACGTCACCGAGCTGGTCACCGGGCCCGGCTGGCGGTGCGCGGATCAGGAGCAGGACGGCTGGCAGCACCCCGGCTTCGACGACGGCGCGTGGGCGGCGGCGACGGTGCTCGCGCCGTACGGCCAGGGCCCCTGGGGCAGCGGTGCGGCGGTGCCCGCCGAGGTGCGGCCCGCGCCGCTGCTGCGCCGCGAGTTCAGCGTCGGCCGGCCGGTGCGGCGCGCCCGGCTGTACCTCAGCGGGCTCGCCTACTACGACGCCGAGATCAACGGCCGCCGCGTCGGCCGCCAGGTCCTCGACCCGGGCTTCACCGACTACGACGAGACCGTGCTCTACGCCGTCCACGACGTCACCGACCTCGTCACGCGCGGGGCCAACGCCATCGGCGTCACCCTGGGCCGCGGCTTCTTCGGCATGACGACGCCCAACGTCTGGAACTGGCACACCCCGCCGTGGCACGGCGAGCCCCGGCTGCTGGCCCAGTTGGAGATCGAGCACCCGGGCGGCGCCCGTACCACCGTGGCCACCGACGGCAGTTGGCGCATCACCGAGGGCCCCACCCGCTCCGACTGCCTCTACGCCGGCGAGACCTACGACGCCCGCAAGCACCCGGCGGGCTGGACCCGGCCCGGCTTCGACGACACCGGCTGGGCGCGCCCCGCCCGCCAGGACCCGCCCAAGGGGAGCCTGCGCGCCCAGCCCCACGACGCGATCCGGGTCATCGACACCGTCCGGCCGGTCGCCGTCACCGCCCACGGCGACACCTGGATCGTCGACATGGGCCGCACCCTGGCCGGCTGGTCGCGGCTGTCGGTACGGGCCCCGGCGGGCACCGTCGTGCGGCTCGTGCACGGCGAGAAGCTGAAGGCCGACGGCAGCGTGCACGCCGAGACCGGGCATGTGCCGGGCCGCTTCCAGACCGACGAGTACGTCTGCGCGGGCGGCGGGTCCGCGGAGGTGTGGGAGCCCAAGTTCTCGTACAAGGGCTTCCGTTACGTTCAGATCAGCGGGCTGCCCGCCAAGCCCGGGCCCGGCGACGTCCTCGGCCGGGTCGTGCACACGCCGGTCGCCGACACGGGCACGTTCGGCTGCTCGGAGCCGTTCTACGAGCAGTTGGAACGCGCCATGCGCCGCACCGTGCAGAACAACCTGCACGGCATCCCCACCGACACCCCGATGTACGAGAAGAACGGCTGGACCGGCGACGCGCAGGTGGGCGCGCCCGTGATGATGTACGCGCTGGGCATGCAGCGGATGCTCGGCAAGTGGCTCGACGACATCCGCGACAGCCAGAACGCCGCGGGCCAGTTGCCGGTGATCGTGCCCAGCGGCGGCTGGGGCTACGGCGACCTCGGCCCCTCGCCGGAGTGGACGACGGTCTATCCGTTCCTGATCCGGGAGATGTACCGCGTGTACGGCGACGAGCGTGTCGTACGCGACCATCTGCCGGCGCTCACGCGCTACCTGGACTGGGAACTGGACCGGCTGGTGGACGGCCTGGCGGTCACCGCGCTCGGCGACTACCTGCCGCCCGGCTACGGCGGCAACCCGCCGGAGGACACCCGGCTCACCGCCACCTCGTATCTGCACCGGGCGCTCACCGACACCGCCGCGATGGCGGACCTGGCGGGCGAGTCCGGCACCCGGGACCGGTACCTCGCCGCCGCCGACGGCCTCAAGGAGGCGCTGAACGCCGCGTTCCTGGCGCCGGAGGGCCACTACCGCACGGCGAAGGACCCGGACTACCGGCAGACGAACAACTGCATACCGCTTGCCTTCGGCCTGGTGCCGGCCGGAGCGCGGGCGAGCGTCACCGCGTCGCTGCTCGGCGACATCGAGAAGCGCGGCAACCACCTCAACACCGGTGCGCTGGGCACCAGCGTGCTGCTGCGCGCGCTGACCGCGGAGGGGCACGCCGACGTCGCGCACGCCATCGCGACCCAGCGCACGTACCCGAGCTGGGGCTACTGGTTCGACAACGGCGCCGACACCATGTGGGAGATGTGGCAGCTCGACTCGCGCTCGCGGGACCACTACTTCCAGGGCACGGTGGTGCAGTGGCTGTACGAGAACGTGGCCGGGCTGCGGCCGGGCGACGCCGGCTACCGTACGTTCGCCGTGCGCCCGGACGCGCGCACCGGGGTCGACTGGGCGCGTACGGAGTTGCACACGGTGCGCGGTCCGGCGGCCGTGTCGTGGTCGCGGATCGACCAGACGGTGCGGCTGGCGGTGCGGGTCCCGGTGGGGTCGACCGCGGAGGTGCACGTGCCGAGCGGGTCGCGCGGGGACGTACGGGAGCCGGAGGGCGCGGAGTTCGTACGGACCGAGCCCGGCTTCGCGGTGTACCGGGTGCCGCACGGCTCGTGGACGTTCACCGGGAAGCCGTGA